Proteins from a genomic interval of Benincasa hispida cultivar B227 chromosome 7, ASM972705v1, whole genome shotgun sequence:
- the LOC120082013 gene encoding integrin-linked protein kinase 1 encodes MSSEHSGTAGGLPAPGSSGGKGNSSLSSASGTSKEKQKEKARVSRTSLILWHAHQNDSGAVRKLLEEDQSLVHARDYDSRTPLHVASLHGWIEVAKCLIEHGADVNAQDRWKNTPLADAEGAKKHGMIELLKSYGGLSYGQNGSHFEPKPVPPPLPNKCDWEIDPSELDFSNSAIIGKGSFGEILKAYWRGTPVAVKRILPSLSDDRLVIQDFRHEVNLLVKLRHPNIVQFLGAVTEKKPLMLVTEYLRGGDLHQYLKDKGSLSPATAINFALDIARGMAYLHNEPNVIIHRDLKPRNVLLVNSGADHLKVGDFGLSKLIKVQNSHDVYKMTGETGSYRYMAPEVFKHRKYDKKVDVFSFAMILYEMLEGDPPLANYEPYEAAKYVAEGHRPMFRAKGYLPVLRELTEECWASDMNKRPSFLEILKRLEKIKENLPTDHHWNLFNA; translated from the exons ATGAGCTCTGAGCATTCCGGAACTGCCGGTGGTTTGCCGGCGCCGGGAAGTTCCGGAGGCAAGGGAAACTCGTCGTTGTCATCGGCGTCGGGGACGAGCAAGGAGAAGCAAAAGGAGAAAGCGAGAGTGAGTAGAACGTCGCTGATATTGTGGCACGCTCACCAGAATGATTCTGGTGCTGTTCGCAAgctcctagaggaggatcaatCCCTCGTCCATGCTAGAGATTACGACAGCCGCACTCCTCTTCATGTTGCATCGCTTCATGGTTGGATCGAAGTTGCCAAGTGTTTGATTGAACACGGTGCTGATGTTAATGCCCAAGATCGCTGGAAGAACACT CCACTAGCTGATGCGGAAGGAGCTAAAAAGCATGGCATGATTGAGCTTTTAAAATCGTATGGTGGCCTTTCCTAC GGCCAAAATGGAAGCCATTTTGAACCAAAGCCTGTTCCTCCTCCTCTGCCAAATAAATGTGACTGGGAAATTGATCCTTCTGAACTGGATTTTTCAAACTCAGCTATTATTGGCAAG GGGTCCTTCGGGGAAATTTTGAAGGCCTATTGGCGTGGAACCCCCGTAGCTGTCAAACGTATTCTTCCATCACTTTCGGATGATAGACTTGTTAT TCAGGACTTTCGACATGAGGTTAATCTGTTGGTGAAGCTACGCCACCCTAACATTGTCCAATTTCTTGGAGCTGTCACTGAGAAGAAGCCACTTATGCTAGTCACTGAATATTTAAGAGGG GGCGATCTTCACCAGTACCTCAAGGACAAAGGTTCACTCAGTCCTGCAACGGCCATCAATTTTGCACTGGACATCGCCAG GGGAATGGCTTATCTCCACAATGAGCCAAATGTTATAATTCACCGTGATCTAAAACCAAG GAACGTTCTTTTAGTCAATTCTGGTGCGGACCATCTAAAAGTTGGTGATTTCGGTCTAAGCAAGCTCATCAAGGTTCAGAATTCACATGATGTTTACAAAATGACTGGCGAGACCGGGAGCT ACCGGTATATGGCTCCTGAAGTTTTTAAGCACAGAAAATATGATAAGAAGGTGGATGTGTTTTCTTTTGCGATGATATTATACGAG ATGCTTGAGGGAGACCCTCCACTGGCGAATTATGAACCATATGAAGCTGCCAAGTACGTGGCTGAAGGTCATAGACCGATGTTCCGTGCGAAAGGATACCTTCCTGTACTGAGAGA GTTAACAGAAGAATGTTGGGCATCTGATATGAACAAGAGACCATCTTTCTTGGAAATTCTCAAAAGACTTGAAAAGATCAAGGAAAATCTGCCAACTGATCATCACTGGAATTTGTTTAATGCATAA